The genomic window CTTAGTCACAAAACATCAGGGTGCCATTGCATTTCCTGCATGCCCAGAAGACTTTGGGCCACAGCTGGATGCCCCTTCACCAAATCTGCTCTTGTCACACCACCCctgggggcagctgggctgagccGTGGCAGAGATGGACTTGTCTGCAGGATGGGACTGAGTGAGCGTGGGGTGGGCTGGAGCTCTCACGGCCAGGGCTCCCATCCTGTCTCCTTCCCAGGCCAGGGCCCCCCAGAGCTCAATGCAGTCGTACCCACCTCCCCTGCCAGCTGCTGGAACATGTTCTTGAAGCCGTCCTCTATGTCATCCTCAGTTATTTCCTCCTGGCGTGACGCAGGCCAGAAAGAAGAGGTTAGTGGTCAAACCCAGCCTCTGCCCTGCCTCCCAGGCTCAGCAAACCCAAACTGGAAAGGAAGCTCTTCTTTGTTCTTCTAATCTTTTTTACTTCCCACATCCCCATCACCTCGACCGTGCCAGCCCCTCTGCAACCACAGTGACATCCCAAACCCAGGCAGccacctcctgcctgcagctcccctcCAAAGCCCCAGAGCCTCAGCACCAACTGAACCAAAGTGGCGGCTCCTACCTCATCTGCCAGATCTGCTGAGATCTCCTCGTCCAGCTCTCTGcaggcagaaaggaggaaacCAAAGTGATGAGTAGGGTCCCCAGCCAGCAGGCTGCCTGCGGTGGGGAAATATCCCACCGCTCACAGACACAGGGCGTCCCCTGGCCAGGCAGGGACTCACGCTGTGTCCGACTGCTTCTCGGTGAAGACCCGCAGGACGAAGTCGGCCTCCTTGTGCGGCTCGAAGGTGGAGGGCACAACGATGTACTCACCGGGGGGCAGCCGGATCTGGTTGCTCACCTCCCGCAGGTTGATGAAGGTCTCGGACCGTGCCCGGGACTGGTTTCGCAGGAAGAAGTCCTTCTTCAAGTGCACGTTCTGGCTGCCCTGGGCCTGGGAGAATGAACGTGCTTGTGGACTACAGGCCCGCAATGAGGGGGACCCACAGGGAGCAGCGGGACCCAAGCTAGCCCCATTGGGCAGGacatccctgccctgcccatccCAGCAGGAGCCATCCCTCCTGCGTGGACCCATTAGCACCCTAGCCACTGCCAGCGAAGCGATAGCTCTGGTAGCTCCCCACTGGGTGCACATGCCTGTATGCATGTGCATTAACCCATTCCTGCCCACTCGTGCACTCCCCTCCAAGAGGGGGTAGGCTCTGGCAGCTCAGGACGTACCTCCTCAGGAacctgcagggaggagagaaaagggaaaaaaaataatcagaatcCCATTACCTGCCCCTATCCCTTACAGCATGGGACAGGGGACATTAAGCCACAGACCAGCCAAAGCAGGTGGAAAAGGTTTCCTTGAGGACTCGGATGCCAGGTCCAGGCAGGactggcagggctgagctggtCCCAAGGAAGCAGCATCGGGGTGGGCAGGGGTTACCTCGTAGACAGCGAAGCCGATGGTGTGCATGTCGCCCCCCacccgccgctcccgccgccgaTGCTTCTGCATCAGAGCCACCAGGAAGCTGCAGGCCACCTCATCGTCCCCGGGGTCATCGTCCTCTTCCAGCAGCTTGATCTTAAACTGTGGATTGATCCAGAATGTGGCTGGTAGGAAGAGGACACATGGATAAGACACCTGGCTCAATCGTGCTGCCAAGAGCGGAGATGTGTGGGGGGGAGGTACCTGGGTGATTTCTGCAGCCCCCGGCAGTGCTCCCCCGGCGCCACGTGCCCTCGAACACCTGCGTATGCCACCTGCTGAGCTCATCCTTGGTGAGGGCATCAGGGGTCAGGTTGCAGATCTCCAGCCTGGAGAACTCCCTCATGAAGTCCCGGAAAGACATCCtgcaggaggcaggcagaggctgAGGCCAGGACACTGctggggggcagggaggagagcacAAGCAGCTCTGGACCCAGCGAACATTTTGGGAGAATTAAGTGACAGCAAGATCTTTTACCCTGAGCATTTATAGCTCATTTAAATTCCACTGCTGGGTTTGGGGAAGAAGGGATGTTTACCCTTCCtagatatttattttgcattagtCAGGCTGAATTTCCTTGAAGATAGGAAAATAATTAACTAGATCACACGACAAAATGTTAGCAGGCTCTCCGGTGCTGGAAAGCCAGCTCATAAAAGCAGGTCATGCGTTTCAGGTGAAGCAGGACCATGAGAtctctgcccagctcctctgccccTTCTCAGGCTAGCTGCTGAAGATGAGCAGCATTTTGCTCTGGCACTCACCAGAACTCTCCATCTTCCatcttcagctgcagctcttcccTGTCACCAGGGTCAATGTTCTCCCACTCGGAGGAGCTGGAGTAGCAGAAGAGAGACAATTAGATGAGGACTACTCAAGGTGATTCGAGAGCACTTCAGAGCTGGCCCTCAACTGCCCCCCTCGCCGATGCAAAGGGCACTGCACGCTGCAAACTTCCCCTCAGCAGTGCCGTGCACTCGATTGCTGTGTGTGCAGTGCCTGCTggcctgccagcagcaggactgAAGTCCCATCTGTCCAACTCACCCATCGCTCCAGGCTCCAGTCCACTCCACCTGACCCCAGGGGTTTCTGATGCGGATAAGCTGTTCCTGCTGACCCCGGTAGTTCACCTGCCAGCCACCAGACACAGGAGGTTGAGCCCATGCCACTGGCCAGGCTATTTTACTGCTATTAAAGTCTCACATAGCCAACTCACGTCTCTGAAAGCTGTGACAGAATAGGCGTGGCCCTTCACCAGCTTCTTGAAGGTCACCGCTTCCATATCAAAGGCACTTGTGATCTGAGGAGATTGTGCAAAGCTCAAGTGAATACGATTAAATTCAGGTAGTCTTATCCCTTCTTCCCTCCACTGCATGGGGAATTCCCCTTGCTTTGCACTGCTCCAgccaagaaaagcagcaggtaCCAGCACCCTCTGCTCAAAGGCTGCTGACTGAAGACAACATAAAGACAGTTTCCCAGCCAGAAGACCCTGAAGGTCCATCAGGGAACCACCCAacttcagaaagcaagaaaaggatttcaTGAGAGGGAATGGATGGAAAACCCTGCTCCAAGTCATTCTCAGATGCTGACGTAAGACATGGCCAGAGCTATAAGCAGACCCTTGTTCAACAGCCCACGCTTGAGATGGACATTTCCGCTCCATCCAAAGGAGCCGGttgccagcagctgggctgcagccccacTTGCTGTGCCCCAGGGCCACCAGGCTGGCTCTGGAAAGGGTGCTCTGCTAAGAGGGGAAAGAAGTAACCTCCTGCCTGGTGTTCCAGCGAGGGAACTGCTGACACGATCTCAGGCTGTGAGGCCTCACTTTGGTCgttgctggggcagggcccCTGGCTCATCCAGGCGCACCACTTACATCGATGGAGCAGCCCAGCAGGGACCCCCTCTCCAGCGCCTTGCGGATGATGTGGCCCATGTTGCGTGGCGGCCGCTTGAGGTCGTACATCTCTGCCACGCCGCCGGTGAAGTCCTCGAAGCCCTCGGTGGTGCTGCCCCCTGAGAGCGACTCGTAGCAGCCGTTCAGCCTGAGCACCAGCCAGCAAGAGGGGCACGTGAGGTGACGAGGACATAGCAcactgctgctccccaggcacccagcGCAAGCAGGGCCAGGGATAGAAGacacctcctcccctctgccccacgcAGTGAGGTGCCCTGTCCCCCACCTGCCCACATGCCCACCATGGGGGTACTCACTTGGCATAGGCCTTCTCCAGCAGAGCACTCCAGAACTCAGTGCACTCTGCTGAGTGCACAAACAGGAGCTCCCCATCCTTGGTGGGCAGCTGGTCGTCCACCACCACGTCCACCCACTCACCGAACTGCCAGATCTGGGGGGTCAGGAGAGAGTGGGGTGAGCTTGGAGCATCACACGACCTCCTCATCCCCACCCCAGAGGGATGCCCTCAAGCCaccaccctccctcccacccccagccaACCAGCTGTGGAGGGCCAGGAGCTCCCAGCCCACCTGGAAGTGGAAGATGCCAGCATAGTCCTCCTGGAAGCTCTGCCCATGGGGCACCACGCGGTGCAGGAGCTCCTCATTGAGTGTGAGGGAGCCGAtggcagccagcagccagcagtCACCTGGGGAAAGAGAGGAAGCCAGTGTGAGCACccaccacctccccagctgGTAGGGTAGGCAGCGGATGTGTAGGAGTCCACGGTGTGCTCTCCTTGCAAATGTTTGGGGCTCCCCAGCTCAAAAAGCATGTGGAGAAACCAGAGAGGGTCCCGCAGACAAATGGAGCTCAGAGAGCCAGGCTTGTTCAGGCTGCCTCGGCGAGAAGTATTAGCTCAAGGCAACAGTGAATGATCCTCCCTGGCCTGGAGCCTGTGTCCCTATCACCACCTACAATCAGCACCAACAGCCCCCTCCTGGAGCCGTATATCTAGACCTTCCCGAGACTCATTCGTATGACTGCCCTCCACATCTCAGACAGTGGAGTTCTGCAGCGGAATTAcactttgcattaaaaaaaccccattttgTCAGGCGAGAGGTTTAatgctgctgccccagcttCTCAAATTGCTAGCAACACCACCACACTTTTCCTTCCAAGTGCTCTTAACCACAAGTGCTGCTCCAGGCCAGCACTGCGCTTTAAATTCTTTGCCTTggttcccctttcttttttgcctttgaagCCTGTCACACCTTAGCCTTGAGCCTGGATAACCTGTACCAGGCTGTGGTTTGACAAAATGGCATTTCAGACTTTTTAATGACCAATTGAACACCACCGCACTGCTCTGGGCTGTAAACATGCTCCAGTTACCACCTCAAGTTTGTTCTAATTACTGGATGCATTAAATGTGGTCAGCCCTGAAACCAGCATACTATGTGTGCTAACATACACAATACTCCCAGTCAAGTGCCTAACTTGATCCAGATACGGATGACACTCTTGGTGGTACCCAGATCTCATTCTGATGACCACAAAATCCCAGTTGCCAGTCCTGCCAGCCTACAGAGCCCATTAACACTGCTCTCCTTGTCTCAGTGCCTTTGCTTTGGGAGACACCCCTGGAGAAATTACAGATCACCACTTGTACTTCATAGCTCTCTTCTCAATTCCCTTCTGCCACACTGTGTTGCTTTGCAAGCACTTTGTCATGACCAGCACATCCTCACCTCAGTTTATTACTGTCATCCAGCTGCCATCCCTCACCATTTACCAAAGCAGGGAGCTCTTTGGAGCAGCTCCTGGCGTTGTTGTTGGCACACGTCAGGCATGGATCCACCCAGCATCTCCCCTGATCTTAGCATGGTCAGGCTATGCACACGTCAACCCATTCTCATGGAGCCTTAGTCTAGAGCCAGCAGTAGGCACAGGGTGGCCCCCGCCTTCCAGCTTCCACCACACTAAATGGGAAGGGAGGCTTTGGTACAGAGATGGTTGTGCAGAGGCTGGCACGAAAATGCGCTGCACGGGCCTGGGGAAAGGTGCTGTGAAACTGGTCCACCCTCAACCTTATACAAACACCTCTTCACCAGCCACGCCAACCCTCCCCAGCCACTGCTCTCTGGACCAAGGTCCAGGCACAGAGCTCCAGCACTCACCCAGAGCCCCCTGGCAGATGTCCGTCCGGGTTGCACCACCAACGATGAACTGAGGGTCCTCCACTAAttcctgcaggaggaggagaaaatcaGATGCTGGTGCTGGATCTCAGCAGGGCCTGGGCTTCTGGGGGGCTGGCACCCCCTGCAGCTCTGACTCGGGAGGAAGGGTATACGGTCCCCAAGAGATGCACCCCACCTGCCCTCTGCCAGGGAAATCCGCTTAACTGCAATCCCAAGGCCATCACAGTAAGGCAAGGCAAGATCTTCTGCTGTAGCCATGGGAGGACATGGCTAGACAGACTAATGGCATTCCCCTTGCACTTGTGGCACCAGAGGATATACACCCTCAAAAGCCCCTGTCACCGAGGGTGACACATCCATGCCACGACACCTAGAAGCAATGACATAGCCCACCCATTTTAAAGCCCACGGTCTGCTGCCCAGAGGAAGCAGGGCCTGCTAGAAATGACGCTTTTCTGAGCAGACACTCATGGGGCATTGCTCTAGGCCCTTGGGAAAGGATGCTATGAGGCACTCCAGGGACTTGGAGCACTGAGAAGAGCAGGCCAGGGCCAGGCCACAGCTTGGCAAACCACATCTGCAGACACTGCAGGGCAGGGACGCCAGCCCAGCCCGAGGAGAAGCAAGCCCAGCACTTACCGACGGACGCTTCCACTCCACTCCCCGCGTCTTGCTGGAGTGTGGGCCCAGCTCCTTGAATCCGAGAGCAGAGGGGCCGGCTGGAAACTGGGGGTCCCTAAAGAGGGTGCCGCTCTCAATGCACTCCTGTTTGAGGGCCTCATAGTCCTGGTTGAGGTACTTGATGGCGTTGTTGTGTTGGCCGACCCCCTCGGCTCTCAGGCGGTCCCTCTGCAGACGGGCAGCCATCCCACCAAAGGGCATCATGGCTGGGCACCGGCAGCGCTACCTTCAGCTCCACTCCCTGCAACAAAACGGGCATGGCCGGACTGAGGCAGGGCCCGGTACCTGTGCACCCCCGGGGACGTCAGCCATTTCACACAGTGCCAGGCTTGGAGGCTGGATCCCCAATTCCCCAGCACCCCCACGGCAGGGACCTTTTCTGTCAGCATTGCCCCGGGGCAGAGAACAGAGCCGGCACACAGAGCATCCCCAGGGTGGGCCCATATGCCAGGAGGACCTCCCCAGATCCCATCCCTGGCAGCAGCCCCGTTCTGAGCCATGGCCTTCAGCCCGGCCATCGCAGGGGACACCAAAGGAGCGGAGCGGCTTTGAGGGCTGTCTGGGAGGAGGCAGCCCACCAATGGCCAAGCCATGGCTCTCCTGTCCTGTCCAGTCCCTGCTGTGCAGAAAGGCCGAGCCCGGAGGAATTTCAGGCACTTTCCACCCCGACAGCCTCTCCTCCAGGCGCAGCTTTTCCGGGACCTTCTCTCATCCTGGCTCCTCCTCGCCCGTCACAGCCGGGAGGGCGTCAGCGGCTGCTCTACAGCTTCTCCCAGCCCCGGGCgcctctccttttccctctcaagctgccccggctgcctgaGCCCTGAGTCAATAGGACCAGGAAGGGAGGAGCCCAGCGGGGCGAAGACACAGCTCTATCTACGGGGCCAGCGGAGGACGAGGGAAGGAAGAGGCGGGACGGCACACATGCAGGGAGGGTGACTCAAGCCTCGCCGGTGGCCCGCAGAGCAGCCTGCTGAGAGGCACCGGGGAAGGGATGCGGGGTGCAGCAGGGCACCCCAGGACCAGGAGACTGGGGCAGGGCAGaccccccagagcccccccaccGCACCGGTCCCTTGCCCTGGTGAAGGCCTTGCCACAGGTCTTCCTCCTGGGGTGTTTAACCGGCAGCTCATGGCCAGGCGCTTTGAACGGGCGTGACACAGCTGCGGGGCATGCCTGGCCCCGAAGCCCTGACCCACTGCACCTGCTGCAGTGGGGCAagccccagctcccctccctgcGCCCagctgccctcagccctgctcagGCACCTATGGCAGGACCCCGCGCTCACACCCACCGCACTGCCCAGGCTGGAAGGGGCCCCGGGGGGCTGTCTGGTCCAACCCCCATGCAAGCAGGGTCACCTGCAgcagggcagtggggcaggTGCCACCACCACGGGCCCACCAGCGTTTGCAGCTTAGCCTGCCCCACTCCCCAGCCATCTCAGGTCCTGCTCGGCAGGGCTGTTGCTGAATACTCCAGAGGTTTCTCTGAGCAGTCCTCAGGTAAATAACCCAGGAGCCAGCAACCCACTCAGAGCAGCAGGCTAGGATGCCAGTGCtggcctgctgcctccccagcgCCCCGTCCCAGGGGAGCGGTGTGCAGCCTGGCTCCGGAGAGGCAGCTCTCCTTGTCCTAAAGTGCTGTGATAGCTAAGGGAAGGCAGGCAACAGCAAAAAGGGTGCAAGCTCTTGGCATGTGCTTAGGGCATAAACCCGGCTGCTAACCTAAGGGGCTGCCCTAACCAGAAGCTTTTCAGGAGGAAAATCTACTCCTCCCCATCACTCCACCTGCTCTGGGATGCCCTAAACCCACTATCCTTCTACAAGGCAGTGCCAGCCCTTCTCTCCTCTACGATGGCTCCAAATCCATGGGGTGCAGCCCTTTTCCATCATCTCCTCCCTCCAactcctgctctgcagccagcaccctggcagcctctcccagcagtGAGGCACTCGTtgcctgcagagctggtggGATGGCTCCTCCAGTCCAAGTCGCTGCCCAGAGCCTAgaggggctgcgggaggaggaATCCCAAATGCAGCTGCCCACACAGCCTCCAGCTCCCACCTCCCCATCACTCACACTGCAGCCCGCCAAGGGCTGGGGAActccccctgcccacagcccctgccaggCTCTCTGCACCCTTTCCCACCCTGCCTACTGGCACTGGACATGGCCGCAGACACGGGGAGCTATGTGCAACCCAGACACGGGCACCGTGCAAGTTATTCTTAGCTCTGTGGCTCAAAATACTCGGGAAGGTTGTGCTCAGTGGCAGATGGAGGTCACGCAAGCGCAGAGCGAGGAAAAGCATTTCAGACCCCAGGATGGGGCAGGAGCTACACTGGGCCTTAAGCGATGGGGTTGGTTGCTGACACTCCCCACAGGGTGATGCTGATGGACACTGCAGGTCCTCCAAGGGGGGAGGAAACAGCATGCAGACAAGCCAAGCCCCCAGGGCAGTTTTCCACACCAGGCAACATCCAACCACAGTATTATGCTTTCGAGTATTGGAGGCACCTCTGATCCCTCCCAGGCGGCAGCAGAAAGACATGCTGGTCCCCACAAGGTCCCCAATACCTTGTGCACCTTAGCACATACTGAAAAACCCCTGGACAGCATCATTGCTGAAGTCCAGCCAAAAATCTCTGCAGACCTCTGGTTCGCCGGCTGCTCGCGGAGATCGAAGAAAGGGGGAGCTCCCTTCCTTAAAACCAGCCAGGCCCAGACACCGCATCCTGCCGCATATTCAGCTCAGGGCAAGGGGCCACAGCCGTCCGTATGGACCCACACTGCGCAAGCAGCTCTCAGGCCCTTCCCAGCTCTCCGGATGACAAAGATCCTCCTTTCCCACAAGCTCCCCTTTATGTTCCCGCATCCCCTCGAGGAGATGCGGCATCGGCTTGGGGTTGGCATCGCATCCCGGGTCGCTGCTCTACCCAATTTACTCACCGCCCTGACTGGGAAGCCTCCGGGTGTCTGCGGCTGCGTTATCTAATGCAAAAATCCCCGCGGATAAAAAGGGGTTGGGGGGGATAG from Gavia stellata isolate bGavSte3 chromosome 2, bGavSte3.hap2, whole genome shotgun sequence includes these protein-coding regions:
- the CAPN11 gene encoding calpain-11 — its product is MMPFGGMAARLQRDRLRAEGVGQHNNAIKYLNQDYEALKQECIESGTLFRDPQFPAGPSALGFKELGPHSSKTRGVEWKRPSELVEDPQFIVGGATRTDICQGALGDCWLLAAIGSLTLNEELLHRVVPHGQSFQEDYAGIFHFQIWQFGEWVDVVVDDQLPTKDGELLFVHSAECTEFWSALLEKAYAKLNGCYESLSGGSTTEGFEDFTGGVAEMYDLKRPPRNMGHIIRKALERGSLLGCSIDITSAFDMEAVTFKKLVKGHAYSVTAFRDVNYRGQQEQLIRIRNPWGQVEWTGAWSDGSSEWENIDPGDREELQLKMEDGEFWMSFRDFMREFSRLEICNLTPDALTKDELSRWHTQVFEGTWRRGSTAGGCRNHPATFWINPQFKIKLLEEDDDPGDDEVACSFLVALMQKHRRRERRVGGDMHTIGFAVYEVPEEAQGSQNVHLKKDFFLRNQSRARSETFINLREVSNQIRLPPGEYIVVPSTFEPHKEADFVLRVFTEKQSDTAELDEEISADLADEEEITEDDIEDGFKNMFQQLAGEDMEISVFELRTILNRVIARHKDLKTDGFSLDSCRNMVNLMDKDGSARLGLVEFQILWNKIRSWLTIFRQHDLDKSGTMSSYEMRMALESAGFKLNNKLHQVVVARYADADMGVDFDNFVCCLVKLEAMFRFFHSMDPEGTGTAVMNLSEWLLLTMCG